GATCGAACTTACATCAACCGAAACATTTCTAGTATATGTCGAGCTACCTGAGTCACTATCATCACAAGCAGAAATAACCAATGTAGTTGCGATTACTAAAGCAATTTTAGAGTACTTCATAGTTTACCTTGAATAAGTAAAACGCAAGTTTCAGCTTGCGAAAATGGATTAGTTAATTTTCAGGGTTCTTCGGCGAAGAACATTAGGCTGTTGCTGCTGAAAAATTTGCCATAGAATTTCTTAATTTCAGCCCTTATTGCACTGCATCGTCGATGCCTTGTTCATCTATTAAAGAAAAACAATCCATTGTTATGCGGTATTCCGTTACGTTGGTTCGCCCCCTTGAATGCCACCAGTCGAACCAGTCAGTCTGAAGCCCTACACCACCGAATGTTCGAGGTTCGTTATCTGTTTGCACTGAGCGCATTATCGTCATTTTGAACAACCTGTAAACAATAAAGAATTACCATTTATTATTTAATGTGACCAATGCCTCATCGAAGCAGCCAGTTGATGCCTCTGAGTACCCCATTACACGCACAAAAAAAGTTTATTTATAGGGGTTAAAACTTAACTGTGTAACAGTTAGGTGTTGAGGTTCACATCAAGCCTTAGGCTCAACAAATTGCAATACTATTAATGGTTTATGTCGCGGTGGCGACGGCACATTCTTGTATGCATTAGGGGGGGGGGAGCTCCGCCTCCTTTGGAATCCCCCTTTGCCTTAGGTCGCAGTCCAAAATGCTTCGTTGAGCTGCTCCAATGCGGCAGAAATCGATAAAGGCGTTTATCTTGATGATGCAAACCATGGAAGTGCGCTAAGCCACACCATTGACAATGCCAGTCAGAAAACTGACTGGCATTAGTAATAAGGATTGCTCCACGCTGCGCCCCGAAGCCACCAATAAAAAGAGACCCTGCTAGGGTCTCTTTTTAGCTAGCAGTAAAGCTAGCTATCAAGCGGCAACCTTCTTACCCTTAATCTTGATACGCTTCCATAGGCACACAGGCGCAGAACAGGTTGCGGTCGCCGAACACATCGTCGATGCGATTTACCGTTGGCCAAAACTTGTTGTCGCGAGTCGCCGCAGTCGGATATACCGCCAACTCGCGGCTGTATGGACGCGCATCAAAGCTCGGATCTACGATATCGTCCAAGGTGTGCGGAGCGTTGTGCAGCGGATTATTGTCCGCCGGCCATTCACCACGCCCCACCTTATCGGCTTCAGCACGGATCATCGCCATAGCCTCAATAAAGCGGTCTAACTCCAGCTTAGACTCCGACTCCGTTGGCTCAACCATCAGCGTACCCGCTACTGGGAAACTCATGGTAGGTGCATGGAAACCGTAGTCGTTCAGACGCTTGGCTATGTCCATCTCAGTGACGCCTGTGGCTTCTTTAAGTGGACGAAGGTCAATGATGCACTCGTGCGCTACACGGTTATTACGGCCGGTGTAGAGCACCGGGTAATGCTTCCCCAGCTCCTGCGCCAAGTAGTTGCCATTAAGCATTGCGACCTGAGTTGATTCGGTTAACCCACGATTGCCCAACATTACCGTATACATCCAGCTGATAGGCAAGATCGAAGCCGAGCCATATTGCGCAGCAGATACGGCACCGTTGTTTTCACTGGCTACACCGGTTTTAACCACCGAGTGGCCAGCCACAAATGGCGCTAAGTGTGCTTTTACACCGATTGGGCCCATGCCTGGACCGCCGCCACCATGGGGGATTGCGAAGGTTTTGTGCAGGTTTAGGTGCGATACATCAGAACCGATAAAGCCCGGTGAGGTCACCCCAACCTGAGCGTTCATGTTGGCACCATCCATGTAGACCTGACCACCGTGCTGATGAATCAAATCGCAGATCTCACGGATCTGTTCTTCATACACACCATGGGTAGATGGATAGGTCGCCATGATGCACGACAAGTTGTCGCTGTGCTCTGCTGCCTTAGCCTGCAAGTCTGCCATATCAACGTTGCCAGATTCATCACAGGCGACCACGACCACTTTGAGGCTGGTCAACATCGCTGATGCCGGGTTGGTACCGTGGGCCGAGCTTGGAATCAGGCAGATGTCACGATGACCTTGACCAATAGAGGCTTGGTATTTCTTAATTGCGAGCAAGCCTGCGTATTCGCCTTGAGCGCCAGAATTGGGCTGCATGCACATGGCGTCGTAACCGGTGATGCTCACCAAGTACTCTGCCAAACTGTCGACCATCTCTTTGTAGCCTTGGGCTTGAGTCTGCGGACAGAACGGGTGCATGTTGGCAAACTCAGGCCAGCTGACTGGCATCATCTCGGCGGTCGCATTGAGCTTCATGGTGCAAGAGCCCAATGAGATCATAGAGTGGTTCAAGGCCAAGTCTTTGCCTTCGAGCTTGCGGATGTAACGCAGCATCTCCGTCTCGCTGTGGTAGCGATTAAACACCGCATGTTGCAGGAACTCGGTATCACGTTCAGGGAAGGCGGGGGTACTCAGTTGAGCATCAATATCATCAACGCTGAGACCGTGGCCATCGCCCAACAATACGTCCCATAATAGTGCCGCATCGGCAGCCTTATGGGTTTCATCCAAGCTGATGCCAACGCTACCTGCAATATCGGTACGCAGGTTGATGCCAGCTGCGTCAGCGCGTGCTTGCACCGCTACCGCATCGCTCACCGGCACCGTTAAGGTATCAAACCAGTTGCTGTTACTTGGCGCTAACCCTTTGGCAGCAAGCCCAGTCGCTACCACGGTGGTTAACCGCTGAATGCGCTCTGCAATTGCCTTAAGCCCTGCTGGACCGTGGTAGACCGCGTAGAACGACGCCATATTGGCCAATAACACCTGAGCGGTACAGATGTTGGAGTTGGCCTTTTCACGGCGGATATGTTGCTCACGGGTTTGCATTGCCATCCGCAACGCTG
The genomic region above belongs to Ferrimonas lipolytica and contains:
- the gcvP gene encoding aminomethyl-transferring glycine dehydrogenase: MSTPRTLKQLDRSAEFIGRHIGPDATEQQQMLAAIGADSLDDLTAQIVPEDIRLTTEMSVGEPMAEVDALARLRAMADKNEVRNNFIGMGYYGTRVPHVIQRNVLENPGWYTAYTPYQPEIAQGRLEAILNFQQLSMDLTGMALASASLLDEATAAAEAMALAKRTSKNKKSDLFFVADDVFPHTLDVVQTRAEQLGLEIVVGAAADAAKHDVFGILLQYPNQFGAIETYQELTDAIHAKKGLVCVATDLMALTRLQAPSQWGADVVFGSAQRFGVPMGYGGPHAAFFATRDAYKRSMPGRIIGVSKDTRGKPALRMAMQTREQHIRREKANSNICTAQVLLANMASFYAVYHGPAGLKAIAERIQRLTTVVATGLAAKGLAPSNSNWFDTLTVPVSDAVAVQARADAAGINLRTDIAGSVGISLDETHKAADAALLWDVLLGDGHGLSVDDIDAQLSTPAFPERDTEFLQHAVFNRYHSETEMLRYIRKLEGKDLALNHSMISLGSCTMKLNATAEMMPVSWPEFANMHPFCPQTQAQGYKEMVDSLAEYLVSITGYDAMCMQPNSGAQGEYAGLLAIKKYQASIGQGHRDICLIPSSAHGTNPASAMLTSLKVVVVACDESGNVDMADLQAKAAEHSDNLSCIMATYPSTHGVYEEQIREICDLIHQHGGQVYMDGANMNAQVGVTSPGFIGSDVSHLNLHKTFAIPHGGGGPGMGPIGVKAHLAPFVAGHSVVKTGVASENNGAVSAAQYGSASILPISWMYTVMLGNRGLTESTQVAMLNGNYLAQELGKHYPVLYTGRNNRVAHECIIDLRPLKEATGVTEMDIAKRLNDYGFHAPTMSFPVAGTLMVEPTESESKLELDRFIEAMAMIRAEADKVGRGEWPADNNPLHNAPHTLDDIVDPSFDARPYSRELAVYPTAATRDNKFWPTVNRIDDVFGDRNLFCACVPMEAYQD